Proteins co-encoded in one Kutzneria chonburiensis genomic window:
- a CDS encoding FadR/GntR family transcriptional regulator — protein sequence MDALPVEPAAGGKAYRPGYELVAEQILQLIADLRLRPGDRMPTENELAARLGTSRTVVREAIKILSAIGRVRAQKGRGLYVADDEGMLGTARWGGFFMPTDLDHVYMLFEFRRIQEMEASRLAATRATPAELRAIEAAGETCRHGHLTGQAAVFEQGDDEFHVGIATASHNPLLVIAVREARRLQHQSSVIGLNGTVGGHAEDAVAEHAAIYQAIRDGEPEAAARAAALHIDNTLEDYRREIQRRVFGQG from the coding sequence GTGGACGCACTGCCCGTGGAGCCGGCAGCCGGCGGGAAGGCCTACCGTCCCGGCTATGAGCTCGTCGCCGAGCAGATCCTCCAGCTGATCGCCGATCTCCGGCTGCGGCCGGGCGACCGGATGCCGACCGAGAACGAGCTGGCCGCCCGGCTGGGCACCAGCCGCACCGTGGTCCGGGAGGCCATCAAGATCCTCTCCGCGATCGGCCGGGTGCGGGCGCAGAAGGGCCGCGGCCTGTACGTCGCCGACGACGAGGGCATGCTCGGCACGGCCCGCTGGGGCGGCTTCTTCATGCCGACCGACCTGGACCACGTCTACATGCTCTTCGAGTTCCGCCGCATCCAGGAGATGGAGGCCAGCCGGCTGGCCGCCACCCGGGCCACCCCGGCCGAGCTGCGGGCCATCGAGGCGGCCGGCGAGACCTGCCGGCACGGCCATCTCACCGGCCAGGCCGCCGTTTTCGAGCAGGGCGACGACGAGTTCCACGTCGGCATCGCCACCGCGTCGCACAATCCGCTGCTGGTCATCGCCGTCCGCGAGGCCCGCCGGCTTCAGCACCAGTCCAGCGTGATCGGGCTGAACGGGACCGTCGGCGGGCACGCCGAGGACGCCGTCGCCGAGCACGCCGCGATCTACCAGGCGATCCGGGACGGTGAGCCGGAGGCCGCCGCGCGGGCGGCGGCCCTGCACATCGACAACACGCTCGAGGACTACCGCCGGGAGATCCAGCGCCGGGTGTTCGGCCAGGGCTAG